The following nucleotide sequence is from Betaproteobacteria bacterium.
GCTGAAGGACGGCAGCTTCGCCGCCCGGATCGCGGCGTCCTACAAGCAGCGCGAAGCCGCCATCGCCAAGCGGCGCGATCCGGTCACCGGTGTGAGCGAGTTTCCGAACATCCTGGAGACGCCGATCGCGCACGAGGCAGCGGATCTGCTGGGGCTCGCACGGGCTGCTGCAGAGCGGCTGGCGGCGTACCGACGCGGTCACGCTGCGGCGAGCGGCGCGGTGCAGGCGCTCACGACGGCGGCAGCCGGTGCACTCACCGAAGCGGCGATCGCAGCGGTGACTGCCGGGGCAACGCTCGGCGCGATCGCAGCGGCGCTGGCCGGCGGCGGCGAGCAGATCGCGCCGTTGCCGAAGCACCGCTACGGCGAACAGTTCGAGGCGCTGCGGGATGCCTCCGACGCCTATCTCGCGAAGACCGGCGCACGGCCGCAGATCTTCTCGGCGAATCTCGGTACCGTCGCGCAGCACACGGGACGGGCGACGTTCACCAAGA
It contains:
- a CDS encoding methylmalonyl-CoA mutase; protein product: LKDGSFAARIAASYKQREAAIAKRRDPVTGVSEFPNILETPIAHEAADLLGLARAAAERLAAYRRGHAAASGAVQALTTAAAGALTEAAIAAVTAGATLGAIAAALAGGGEQIAPLPKHRYGEQFEALRDASDAYLAKTGARPQIFSANLGTVAQHTGRATFTKNFFEAAGIQVPGNTGFADAQSCVDAFKKSGARVAILCSSDAVYEQLAASTAQALKAAGCEYLFLAGAPGDKKDAYNAAGIDDFIFMGGDVLQTTRTTLARLGVI